tttcctgggtctccaacagatgggatatgtaaAATGGCTGGAATTCTCCTTAAATAAAAATtaggctgggcgagttaactcgttattattgcggtaactcgttaattatttaacgccataAATATTTTATCCTGCAGTAGCGTAGGTTtcattattcatttttattgtaaaagtttgttgctcacaggcttttattttgtaaatgtctgtggaaccggaaaagaaagtaatcgacggatccaccaaacatggaaaagggtatggaacttttactcggccattttcattttaaagttcttccaaaacaaaaccaaagtcatctgtaaactacTTCCTGCTGGAAGTAGCCATCAGAAGATGGGTACACTGCTCATAAAGGGATATATACCAGTTAACGCGTTAAATTTTGACGTATTTATACGTGCGTgcacatatttttttattaaacatttttaacaaaatgtacagaaacatgTGGCATGTACAAACAAAGGTATATCGGGTTGTACATGTTCAAGGCACACATAAGGTTATAAGATGAAAGAATAAACGGAAGAACAAAACACGAAGGGGCACTAATTCTCTTCAAATAAATTCAGTTCTTCACAGGCGTCTAGGGGCTGTATACCATTCATGCTTTTCATCAATTTTAAGGCTCTCCGGTGTTTcttcatcagcaggcttttaaaagttGAAAAGTCAGGTTTTCTGTTTCCCCATTTACAGGAGTGGATGAAGAATTTGGCAAGGATCAGCAGTTTGTTAAGTATAAGGTCAGTTCTTCTGTCTCTGAGGGTGATGCGCGCCTTAATCTTGTCTGAAAAGCTATTCTCTCTTTTTCGGACCATTCTCTGTAAACCCTAgagcactggcttcctgtcgctcagagaatagactttaaaacagctctgcttgtgtacaagtctcttcatggtcaagcgccaaagtacatctgacatgttagagccatatgaaccaactcgggctctgagaacctcagggaggggtctcctgcctcagggaggggtctgctgctggggcccagagtcaggactaaacaaggtgaggctgcgtttcagttttatgctcctaaaatctggaacagtcttcaggaagatgtgagacaggcctcaactctgacaatgtttaaatccaggctgaaaacagttctatttagctgtgcatataacacctgaaagtattttatctgcactcttcacttttaaattaattaattgatgattatttttaacgggttttttaattttttttaattattattgttatttaatttattatttttgtattttattaaaaaaatttttaatgattttattgccttcttgtgattttatgtagctgtgaagcactttgaattgccttgtgtacgaataaAATTgcccttgccttgcctagagATGGTTAAACAATTTGTCTCCCTCTTGTGGTCAGTGGGTAGAACTGCACAAATAGCGGCATATTTTAGCCGGAAATATCGTGTGGAGAAGTTCATCCTGAGCTTCCTGTCACTTAATCCACTTGTTGAGGAAGAGTAGAGCAAGAAGGCGGACGCGAAAACAACTCTTCCTCCAAAAACCCAGAGAATGTCTGACGCAGGCGACGCGAAAAAACCCAGCAGTTAATCCGGCGGCTCGATCACCATGTTCGGTCTGAGGGAAGCCGGCATCCTCGGCGCCTCCGTAGTTCTAGCGGGGGGAGTCGCCTATGTTATCTGGAACTACTTGCCCTCTCCCGGTCAGAAGAAACGCGATAAGAGGCCGGGAGAAGACGGTAAAAGTAGCAGAGAGGAGGACAAGGACAGGCGAGAGGAGCCTGCGGCTGAAGGAGCTGTAGCGGCCGTTGGAGCTCAGAACACATCAACGGTAAAAAAAGTGTTGAGTTTAGGCGGAACAAGAAATGTAGTAAAAATGCAACTCGAGGCCAGAAAAAAAACTACGCGATAAAGCAAATGTTTGACCAAATGAGGAGTTTTCACGAAAGCGTTATTCTACTCGTGTTTCAACCTCTTTGTCACGGTTTATATTTATTAAActacttgtttttgttttttttaactgattttAAACGTATATTCGCACTACCACAACAATAACAGCACGTGTAGGCACGTACTCGGGGAGTTGCGAggcattgtgggaaatgtaggCCATTACAGCTCATTGTTGCTCACTTGTGCTGAACcgacatttatttttattttttaagattATTCGATTAATCCAAAGCAAAAACGTGGTGACAAATATATTTAAAGTGACTCATCCTTGCGTCTAAATTTATTAATTAAGAGAATGGGGTAAAGAAGTGTATTTTAGAttaatttgaacattttattttcatccGACAGCAATTAATTAGGTTTATCAACTCTTAATTGCTGGGAaatacggaagagtattagggccaggcataagaaaaaatatttatattttgcctgtcgagaataaagtcgacatgtcgagattaatgtcgaaaataaagttgaaatgttaatttcgacatttcgactttaatctcgacaggcaaaatataaatattttttcttatgcctggccctaatactcttccgtagggAAAACCCACCAGAAAATGTGCTTTAATAAAAGTATAAATGCCATTTGACATAAAATACTTGCAACTAAACTGAGAATACATACATTTAATACTgacatgtttttgtttataaattCTACAGCTGTGAGCTGCTTGTGCAGATAGGTTTTCTGGGCCAGCTTTAACGCCCACTTTGGGGATATTTAAACATACACCCGAGTCTTGGATATTTGTGAAAATGTTATTTTCAAAGCAGAGAAGTCTCCTCAATCATGTTTCCCCTCCAGTTACTGTGCTTTTTGTCAAATGGGACCAGGACTCCGTTGCCTTTTTACAGATAAATGGCACCTGATGAGTGAAAAGGGCTGCAGACACCCAAATGTTCACCCTCACCTCTTTTCTTAGACTCTACTGGACTTCGCTGGGCTTGAAGTTGGGTCTCCGTAGTGCCAGACTCCCCAGTTTCCACTCTTAAATTCATGCTTACTCTGCATGAACTGCATTAACCGTCAGGCTGGCACTCGTCATTTTACGTTTGTTACCGTTTCGGATGATAAAAcacagaataaaacattttttttcatatattctGCAGTGTTGTTTTGACTAAACTTGCCAGAAATGAATAACCGTATCTGTTTTACTGGATTCctgttttttccattgaatGTTTTCTCGTGTGTTTTAGTGAGCTGGGCGCTCGTTGTTTAATGGAACTTTGTATTTATCACTAAAATATTGGGTTTTATATTCCTTTTCTCGtagaaatcaaataaaaacttATTCTAAGCTGCATGATCACCATCGCTGTGGAGAAGTGCGTCCTTTGATATCCCTCCGAAGCTCTAATCTGATTGGTCTGTGTGTTCCAGTCTCGGCCCGCGGAGTCGGGGGGAACGCAGGTTCTTGTTCTGGGTCTGGATGGAGCCGGGAAGACGAGTCTGCTGTGCTGTTTGTCCACCGGCGTCCTGGAGCAGGACATCCAGCCGACGCAGGGCTTCAACGCCGTCTCCATCAGCAAAGACAACATGAACATCGAGTTTTTAGAAAGTAAGTCTTCAGATTCTGCAGAACCTCTTAGTGACCGTAGAGGGGGCAGGCTGTTCATGACATGATCAATAAAATAGAAACCATTATCAGTAgtgctgggcaagttaactcgttattatcacaggttttattattgtaaaagtctgttgctcacaggcttttattttgtaaaagtctgtcgctcacaggcttttattttgtaaaagtctgtcgctcacaggcttttattttgtaaaagtctgtcgctcacaggcttttattttgtaaaagtctgttgctcacaggcttttatttttgtaaaagtctgttgctgtctgctgtggaaccggaaaagaaagtaatcggtggatccaccaaacatggagaagggtacggaacttttactcggccattttcattttaaagttcttccagacggcggagtcgacagaaccaaagtcatctgtaaacactgccaagttgaattgtcttaatcagggaaatcatgtgattaattagattttaatcgttgcccagccctagtaaaaatAAATCATCTAGTCATAAAAGTCCAGCAAGTGTTCTCATCTTCACCAGGTCAATGGATGTGACCACAGATTAAAGCATAATATGGAGTGCTGTTGAGTAAAACTATCCTATGAAGGACTTCCGGGCAGGGAGCGGAGCGAGATGGCAGCATAAAACAGAGCTCCTGAGTCGATTAGACAAGAATTACCCTAGAACTACGAAAATATTGAAAACTCGAATTCAAACTGACAAGCAATGAGTGGGGGACGAGGGCAGagaagtttaaagaaaaaaaactatgtcCAAAGACCAAGAAGAACACGAGGTTGAAGACGAGACGGCAAGCGAGGAAAACGACGATTCCAGCCAGGCCCGGTCGGTACTCGAGGGACTGGCTGCCATTACGAAGGAGATACGTGACCTCAAAAAAGAGATGAAACAGGACCTTTACGCGACGTTCAAAGAGGAATTTAAAGAGGAGGTGAGGCGAGAGTTTGCCGGCTTTAAGGAGGAAACTAACCGAAAATTGGCACAAAACGTTGCGGAAATACAAGAGCAGCGGAAGGATATAACCGAGGCCCAGGTGCGAGTGGCAGAGTTGAAGGAGTGGAACATCGAGGCGAAGGAGGCCATCCTCACTCTACtaaaacagcaaacaaaacTTCAAGAGAAGCTGGCCGAAGTGGAAGGACATGGAAGACGCTGCAATTTGAGAATTTACAATGTGGCTGAACGGGACAATGAGTCTGTAAAAGAACtggtggagggtctcctccgccGAGAGCTCGCGTATCCGGAGGGAACCGAGCTCCATATCCAACGTGCGCACAGAAGTCTCGTAAAGAAGCCGCCACCGGGAGCATCTCCGAGGTCCATTGTGGTCAACTTTCTTAAGTACGAGACTAAAGAGAACATTTTGGCAAAAGCCtggaaagagaaaataatcgtCGACGGGAGACAGATATTTTTTGACCACGATTACCCCACCGAGGTGATGAAGAAACGTCAATATTCCGAAATCAAAAAGGTTCTAAAAGATAAAAAGATACGCTTTCAGACAGCTCTGAGTAGGATAAGGATCCGCTGGTCAGACGGGCCCAAGATCTATAATGGCGCCGAAGACACGGCGCAGGACGTGCGGAAAAGAGGGCTGGAGACGGGCGAGCAGCACAGCAGCGAACCTTCACTCGAGGAGCGGATCCGGATAGCTTCACCGTGGCAACGCGCCGGAGAGGCAGGAGATAAACAGAGGGTCCGCCGCATCAACGCCAACCAAGACGCAGCGACCCGAGCGAGAGAAAAGCTGCAGGAGTTTAGAAGATGAGGAGACGAGGAAGACTTTGgtcaacagagagagagagggaggggaTGAGTCCCGAGGGAGCCCAGAAGAGCTAAAGgctcactgtttttttcttcgtttctttatttctattttttatctttatctaaATTTGATACAACAGAAAGGGTTCCACTAGAGAAGACTTAGAGTGGCGACTCTTAAAATTACCCTCCCTCTCCTACAAATGAGACTTCTCtaatgtttatgtttacatGTGAATCGACAGAGAGagctaaaggctctagcatggctgccgcgtctgctagcacgagcggtgttgatgacgtcaccatttcgtgcccgccatgtatagtggcgcaagtcgatgcgccaataattgcaattttctccgtcacagaggtggcgctgctacgtgaaggttaccgctgcTCTataaccacgaaagtggagaagaaaacaatgcccacTGTTAAGAGCaaaaatactgtaattaatgatcctGCTGCAGTTttgggatcattttaattttttaattcagtcaatagaggtgaaggtctgaagcccccggcatcaacagagtctctgccctcttctttgccttcacatatctgtcccgtagcttcttccacatattcttacagaactctccctctttccccaaagttctgcccatctctgtgcaccagctttgggagtttacgtgctccctgtgctgtttcactgcagtgtcgtacagctacctgtacaaacgcacctcctgactgagcctggtctcacaacagtccatccggttcgttgttctcggcgcagccaagttacagaAATCGACTGgagcacgacaacgcgctgcgccgcctTTTCAAGGcgagcgccaggcctgaaacgccattttgacgtcacggtccgccaccgccgtgacagacgcgtcaaccatgctagcgccttaagAAGCTACTGATTGTTGGACTTACCTAGTAGGATGGGAAGGCCTATTTTAGGTATACCCCCAACCACTAGGGGGGGCCTTTTGTTCAGAAAAAGTTATCCCCCACTCCCACCAACAGGGAGACAGGGCCTATGGGGATTGAGGCCCTTTTTTGCTTGGAAGTTCAGTTTTTGTGTTCGTTCATACTTTGTTCATGGGGAAACGTTGGTTGACAACATTACGGTGGAGGGGCTAGGAATTATTTCAAGGGATACAAACAATGCAACATAATGATATAATGGTGGTGTCGCTGAATATTAACGGCTTAAACGatatcaaaaaaagaaataaagctcTATCTAAGTTTAGAAGAGAGAAAATGCAGGTTATttttcttcaagaaactctCCTATCACAGGAGGAGCATGCAAAGTTTAAAAAGTTGGGCTACAGGAACTCATTTTCCAGTTCCTTTGGGCAGAATCACAAGAGGGGTGTGGTGACACCGATTTCTAACACAGTGGAGTTCGAACTGATCAAAGAAGTTAGTGACGAGAAGGGAAGATATATCACGATAAAAGGGAAATTAGAAAACCAATTGGTGACACTGCTCAATGTGTACGCTCCTCCGGAAAGTGGAAAAGCATTTTATGAAAAAGTTTTTGATCTTATAAATCTGGAAACAGAAGGGACATTAGTGTGCGGTGGGGATTTTAATGTGGTATTGAATTACGGGTTAGACACCACAAGtatgaagagaaacaaaaaacaaattaatagATATATGAATACAATGATGTTAGAAATGGATGTGCAGGATGTATGGAGAGAATTACATCCACTTGATCGGGATTATACCCACTACTCAGCTCCACATGCTATGTACTCCAGAATTGAAAACTTTCTAATGAGTAAAGGAGATATGTACAAAGTGAGGGAATGTAAGATAGGGGTGGCTGATGTATCAGACCATAGTGCTATTTACCTAAAAATTCATTTGAACAATAAGAGGAAAAATACAGTATGGAGACTTAACGAATGTATACTGAACAATAAGGGACTAGTTGGAGAAATAAAAGGGGAAATAACCAGATATCggaaagaaaatgacaatggGGAAGTTGATCCGACAATCTTGTGGGATGCCCTGAAGGCAGTGATCAGAGGGAGGTTGGTTTCACACACAGCATTTTTAAAGAGAGTCAGACTAGAAACGTATCAGAAACaaattgaaaaattaaaagaactGGAACAGCATCACAAGCAGTCAAAAGATTCAGATatatttaatcagattaaagcagtcaggaaaaaaaatagatgataTTTTGTTAGAAGAGGTGGAAAGGAAAGCAAGGTTTATAAAACAGACTTATTACGAGGGAGGATCTAAAGCCACTAAAGTCATGGCTAGACGCATAAGGAAACAACAAGCAATAACTAATATACATAAAATAAGGGACCCTGCGACTAATAAAATTCTATATGAACCAGAAGAAATAGAAAAGGTATTTGAGGAATATTACAACAATTTATATTCACAGCCTACTCCTGCAGGTGAAGAACACTTGATGGATATTTTAGACAACTTAGACTTACCAGCAATGGGCACAAAGCAAAATGCAATATTGACTTCGAAGATTACAGTCGTAGAGATTAAAGAGGCAATCTTTAAATCAGGGAAGTCACCGGGAGCTGATGGATTGGGAGCTTCCTTTTATAAAACATTCAAGGAAGAGTTAATCCTGCTACTACAGGACTCATTTAATTATAGTCTCAGGTCAGGCAAGATCCCTCCCTCATGGAAAGAAGCCATTATCTCTATTATTCCAAAAGAAGGTAAAGACATAGAATACTGCTGCAACTACAGACCCATATCGTTATTAAATGTAGATTATAAACTCTACACCTCAATTATAGCTAAGAGATTAGAGACATTTATGCAGGACTTGATTGATGAAGACCAGACTGGTTTTATTAAAGAGAGGCAAACACAAGATAATATAAGAAGGACCTTACATGTTCTAGAAAACATACAGAGCAAGGGGGAAAGTGCAATTCTGGTAAGCATAGACGCCGAAAAGGCTTTCGACAGTGTGAATTGGGTATTTCTATATAAGGTATTGGAAAAATTTGGATTTAATGAGGAATCTGTGAACTGCATTAAGTCGTTATATCAGGAACCTATGGCAAGGATTAAAATAAGATGGGGAGGAACATAAAATAGGATTATTTTCGGATGATATATTGATATTTTTAAAGCAACCCAATGAAAGCTTCCCAAACCTTATCAGGTTACTAGAGAATTATGGAAAATATTCGGGTTACAAAATCAATGTCACCAAAACACAGATCTTGTCAATAAACTACTCCCCGTCCCAAGAAATAAAGGATACATATAAACTCAATTGGAATGCTAAATCAATAAAATACTTGGGTTTAAACATGACAAAAGGAATAGACAAGGTATATGATGCAAACGACACCAAAATAAATCAAGAAATTAGGAGAGACTTGGAGAGATGGTCTGCTATTATTTTGGACTTCAGCTCAAGAATAGAgatgattaaaataaatgtcctACCGAGACTCTTATACATGTTTCAATCTCTGCCAGTAACGATCCCACCAAAGCAGTTTATGGAATGGAACAGGTGGATATCGAGGTTTATATGGGGAGGGAAGAAACCGAGGATCAGGTACAAAACTCTGCAGCTCCCTAAAGACAAAGGAGGATTGGCTTTGCCAAGCCTAGAGGAGTATTTCTATGCCGCACAAATCAGACCCTTGATATACTGGTGCAACAATGAGTATTATTCAAGATGGAAAAGTATAGAAAT
Above is a genomic segment from Odontesthes bonariensis isolate fOdoBon6 chromosome 13, fOdoBon6.hap1, whole genome shotgun sequence containing:
- the arl9 gene encoding ADP-ribosylation factor-like protein 9; translation: MFGLREAGILGASVVLAGGVAYVIWNYLPSPGQKKRDKRPGEDGKSSREEDKDRREEPAAEGAVAAVGAQNTSTSRPAESGGTQVLVLGLDGAGKTSLLCCLSTGVLEQDIQPTQGFNAVSISKDNMNIEFLEIGGKEDLRPYWQNYMSKALLLVFVVDSSNPELFPAAKKHLVELLASRPGLPLMVLANKQDLPGSRSITDLHDALGLSEVGERQLFLIGTHVRTGQAELSSGVRDARDMIIQMVCDGR